Proteins encoded within one genomic window of Thermodesulfobacteriota bacterium:
- a CDS encoding FAD-binding protein → MEIETHTHDVIVIGAGGAGLRAAIEASARGASVGLVCKSLLGKAHTVMAEGGVAAALANVDAQDNWKTHFHDTMHGGKLLNNWRMAQLHAQEAPDRVKELEHWGALFDRTKDGKIMQRAFGGHTWKRLAHVGDRTGLEMIRTLQDKGIHSGIDVYMECTITHLLKDGERISGAFGYWRESGRFVLFKTKAIVLATGGVGKSYKVTSNSWEYTGDGQALAYEAGAELIDMEFLQFHPTGMVWPPSVRGILVTEAVRGEGGILTNRNGERFMEKYDPERMELSTRDVVARSIYTEVMEGRGSPHGGAFLNIAHRGADYVKKKLPSMYHQFMEFALIDITKEPMEVFPTTHYIMGGVRVDADTTGTTVPGLFAAGEVAGGMHGANRLGGNSLSDLLVFGMRAGMGAAEYANEIKDNALKIDDKDLELAAEEMLRPFESEEGENPYTIHQALQETMGKFVGVFRTKEKLQEGLDELQVLKERASDLKIEGSRMYNPGWHLCKDLKSMLIVSEAIAKCALQREESRGAHSRVDFPKYNDEVWGKVNSVISVDGNGEMQIGTSPLPQMPEELRKIVEGGYK, encoded by the coding sequence ATGGAAATCGAAACACATACACATGACGTAATCGTCATAGGCGCCGGGGGAGCGGGGCTGAGGGCGGCTATAGAGGCATCGGCCAGAGGGGCGTCGGTAGGGCTCGTATGCAAGTCCCTTCTCGGAAAGGCGCACACCGTCATGGCCGAGGGCGGCGTCGCGGCCGCTCTGGCCAACGTCGATGCGCAGGACAACTGGAAGACCCACTTCCACGACACGATGCACGGCGGAAAGCTGCTCAACAACTGGCGCATGGCCCAGCTCCACGCACAGGAAGCCCCCGACAGGGTGAAGGAGCTTGAGCACTGGGGCGCGCTTTTCGACAGGACGAAGGACGGCAAGATAATGCAGCGCGCCTTCGGCGGACACACCTGGAAGAGGCTCGCACACGTCGGCGACCGCACCGGTCTCGAAATGATAAGAACCCTCCAGGACAAGGGCATACATTCCGGCATCGACGTATACATGGAATGCACTATTACTCACCTCTTAAAGGACGGCGAGAGGATTTCCGGCGCCTTCGGCTACTGGAGGGAGAGCGGCAGGTTCGTTCTCTTCAAGACGAAGGCCATTGTGCTCGCCACGGGCGGGGTAGGAAAGTCCTACAAGGTGACTTCCAATTCCTGGGAGTACACCGGCGACGGGCAGGCGCTGGCCTACGAGGCCGGGGCCGAGCTCATAGACATGGAGTTCCTGCAGTTCCACCCGACGGGCATGGTTTGGCCGCCGAGCGTAAGGGGCATCCTCGTCACCGAGGCCGTTCGCGGTGAGGGCGGCATCCTCACCAACCGTAACGGCGAGAGGTTCATGGAAAAGTACGACCCCGAGAGGATGGAGCTTTCGACGAGGGACGTCGTCGCGAGGTCCATATACACCGAGGTCATGGAAGGGAGGGGCTCGCCCCACGGCGGCGCTTTCCTCAACATCGCTCACAGGGGGGCGGACTACGTCAAGAAGAAGCTCCCGAGCATGTATCACCAGTTTATGGAGTTCGCGCTCATCGACATCACGAAGGAGCCGATGGAAGTCTTCCCGACGACGCACTACATCATGGGCGGCGTAAGGGTTGACGCCGACACGACCGGAACGACCGTCCCCGGGCTTTTCGCCGCGGGCGAGGTAGCCGGCGGTATGCACGGGGCGAACAGGCTCGGCGGAAACTCGCTCTCGGACCTTCTCGTTTTCGGCATGAGGGCCGGCATGGGCGCCGCGGAGTACGCGAACGAAATCAAGGACAATGCACTTAAAATAGACGACAAGGACCTCGAGCTCGCGGCGGAGGAGATGTTAAGGCCGTTCGAGAGCGAAGAGGGCGAAAACCCCTACACCATACACCAGGCCCTCCAGGAAACGATGGGCAAGTTCGTCGGCGTTTTCCGCACGAAGGAAAAGCTCCAGGAAGGACTCGACGAGCTCCAGGTGCTGAAGGAAAGGGCTTCGGACCTCAAGATCGAGGGCTCGCGGATGTACAACCCGGGCTGGCACCTCTGCAAGGACTTGAAGTCCATGCTCATAGTCTCCGAAGCAATAGCCAAGTGTGCGCTTCAGAGGGAAGAGAGCAGGGGAGCGCACAGCAGGGTGGACTTCCCCAAGTATAACGACGAGGTTTGGGGCAAGGTGAATTCGGTTATATCGGTAGACGGCAACGGCGAAATGCAGATAGGGACTTCTCCGCTTCCGCAGATGCCGGAGGAGCTAAGGAAAATAGTAGAGGGAGGTTATAAATAA
- a CDS encoding succinate dehydrogenase, translating into MANGTAQSSITMRKDAWWAAPLVTATILTVFGLYSTWRAFSNADFLVEPYLSPFYSPYLLASWWPLSPALLILWAPLGFRATCYYYRKAYYRSFFMAPPGCAVRPLAKEGTYVGETKFPFILQNLHRYFFYAASVILLFLWIDALHAFKFEDGFGIGVGTIVLVLNAAFLSMYSFSCHSFRHLVGGKLDVFSKCPTRFRIWGRISVWNEHHMFWAWVSLFSVALADLYVFLLAKGVITDIRII; encoded by the coding sequence ATGGCGAATGGAACTGCTCAAAGCTCGATTACCATGCGTAAGGACGCATGGTGGGCTGCGCCGCTTGTGACGGCGACGATTCTCACGGTTTTCGGTCTTTATTCGACGTGGCGTGCGTTCTCGAACGCCGATTTTCTCGTCGAGCCCTACCTCTCCCCGTTCTACTCCCCGTATCTTCTGGCATCGTGGTGGCCGCTTTCGCCGGCGCTTCTCATACTCTGGGCCCCGCTCGGGTTCAGGGCGACCTGTTACTACTACAGGAAGGCGTATTACAGGTCGTTCTTCATGGCGCCTCCCGGCTGCGCGGTGCGCCCGCTCGCCAAGGAAGGCACATACGTCGGGGAAACGAAGTTTCCTTTCATCCTGCAGAACCTGCACCGTTATTTCTTTTACGCCGCCAGCGTAATACTTCTTTTCCTCTGGATAGACGCTCTTCACGCATTCAAGTTCGAAGACGGGTTCGGCATCGGGGTAGGCACGATAGTTCTTGTCCTGAATGCCGCCTTTCTCAGCATGTACTCGTTCTCCTGCCATTCCTTCCGCCATCTCGTAGGGGGGAAGCTCGACGTGTTTTCGAAGTGCCCGACGCGCTTCCGGATTTGGGGGAGGATCAGCGTGTGGAACGAGCATCACATGTTCTGGGCCTGGGTGAGCCTGTTCAGCGTAGCTCTCGCGGACCTTTACGTTTTCCTCCTTGCCAAGGGAGTCATCACAGACATCAGGATCATATAA
- the mdh gene encoding malate dehydrogenase, translating to MSRPKISVIGAGNVGATTALMLAQQELGDVVLVDIVEGMPQGKALDMMEMNPVYGYDVNITGTNGYEETAGSDVVVITSGIPRKPGMSRDDLIATNTAIVTEVTKNVAAKSPNAILILVTNPLDAMVYVAHKVSGFPKERVMGMAGVLDAARFRSFIGMELGVSVENIHAFVLGGHGDDMVPLTRCTTVAGVPVTELIPADRLEAIVKRTRGGGGEIVALLKTGSAFYAPAASAVEMVEAILRDKKKILPCCVLAEGEYGVDNTFVGLPVKLGRKGVEEIFQVELSDKEKEEIKISASHVKELCDHIDKTSKN from the coding sequence ATGAGCAGACCGAAGATTTCAGTTATAGGCGCCGGAAACGTTGGCGCAACGACAGCGCTCATGCTCGCGCAGCAGGAGCTCGGCGACGTCGTCCTCGTCGACATCGTGGAAGGAATGCCGCAGGGGAAGGCGCTCGACATGATGGAAATGAACCCGGTTTACGGTTACGACGTGAACATCACGGGCACGAACGGCTACGAAGAGACGGCGGGCTCGGACGTCGTCGTCATCACCTCAGGCATACCGAGAAAGCCCGGAATGAGCAGGGACGACCTCATCGCGACCAACACCGCAATCGTTACGGAAGTCACGAAGAACGTAGCGGCCAAGTCGCCGAACGCGATACTGATACTCGTCACGAACCCCCTGGACGCGATGGTCTACGTCGCACATAAAGTCAGCGGATTCCCGAAGGAGCGTGTAATGGGTATGGCGGGGGTGCTCGACGCCGCGAGGTTCAGGTCGTTTATCGGAATGGAGCTCGGCGTATCCGTCGAGAACATCCACGCGTTCGTCCTCGGCGGGCACGGCGACGACATGGTGCCGCTCACGCGATGCACGACCGTGGCCGGCGTACCGGTGACGGAGCTCATCCCGGCGGACAGGCTCGAGGCGATCGTCAAGAGGACACGCGGCGGAGGCGGCGAAATTGTCGCCCTCTTAAAGACGGGAAGCGCCTTCTATGCGCCTGCAGCATCGGCGGTCGAGATGGTCGAGGCGATACTCAGGGACAAGAAGAAGATCCTCCCGTGCTGCGTTCTCGCCGAAGGCGAATACGGCGTCGATAACACCTTCGTCGGCCTCCCGGTAAAGCTCGGCAGAAAGGGCGTCGAGGAGATATTTCAGGTAGAGCTCTCGGACAAGGAAAAGGAAGAAATAAAGATTTCCGCGAGCCACGTGAAAGAGCTCTGCGACCACATCGACAAGACTTCCAAAAACTGA
- the icd gene encoding isocitrate dehydrogenase (NADP(+)) produces MSSRKPASGEKIQIDTASDRLIVPDNPIIPFIEGDGTGPDIWNASQIVFDAAVEKAYGGKRKVTWHEVLTGEKAFKEKGEWLPDETIEDLREYVVSIKGPLTTPIGGGIRSLNVALRQILDLYACVRPVKYIKGTPSPIKKPEDMDMIIFRENTEDVYSGIEWQSGSKEATDIRNYLVEKYGVNIREGSGIGIKPISPFGTKRLMRKAIKHAIDKGIETVTIVHKGNIMKFTEGAFRDWSYEVAREEFADGVVTEDDLWDKFGGKAPAGKVVINDRIADNMLQQILTRTREYNVIATSNLNGDYLSDACAAQVGGLGMAPGGNIGDYLALFEATHGTAPKYAGQDKINPSSVILSGVMMFEYLGWQEAADLIVKAMELTILDKTVTYDLERQLEGAKLLKCSEFGKAIAANMDRVEK; encoded by the coding sequence ATGTCATCCCGCAAACCCGCTTCGGGTGAGAAAATTCAGATAGATACAGCCAGCGACAGACTAATCGTGCCGGACAATCCCATCATCCCCTTCATAGAGGGAGACGGCACTGGACCCGACATATGGAATGCGTCACAGATAGTATTCGACGCCGCCGTCGAGAAGGCTTACGGCGGAAAAAGGAAGGTAACCTGGCACGAAGTGCTTACGGGGGAAAAGGCCTTTAAGGAAAAGGGCGAATGGCTCCCCGACGAAACGATAGAGGACCTCAGGGAATACGTAGTTTCTATAAAAGGCCCTCTCACCACCCCTATAGGAGGCGGCATAAGGAGCCTTAACGTCGCGCTCCGGCAGATACTCGACCTCTACGCATGCGTAAGGCCCGTCAAGTATATAAAGGGCACGCCCTCGCCCATAAAAAAGCCCGAGGACATGGACATGATAATCTTCCGCGAGAACACGGAGGACGTCTATTCGGGCATAGAATGGCAGAGCGGCTCTAAAGAGGCGACCGATATAAGAAACTACCTAGTCGAAAAATACGGGGTCAACATAAGGGAAGGCTCGGGCATAGGAATAAAGCCCATAAGCCCCTTCGGAACGAAGAGGCTCATGAGAAAGGCCATAAAGCACGCCATAGACAAGGGAATAGAGACGGTCACCATAGTGCACAAGGGGAACATCATGAAGTTCACCGAGGGCGCTTTCAGGGACTGGAGCTACGAGGTGGCCAGGGAGGAGTTCGCCGACGGAGTGGTAACGGAGGACGACCTCTGGGACAAGTTCGGCGGCAAGGCCCCCGCGGGGAAGGTCGTGATAAACGACAGGATCGCCGACAACATGCTCCAGCAGATTCTCACGAGGACGAGGGAGTACAACGTCATCGCCACGTCCAACTTAAACGGCGACTATCTCTCCGACGCCTGCGCCGCGCAGGTAGGCGGGCTCGGAATGGCCCCCGGCGGCAACATAGGCGATTACCTCGCGCTCTTCGAGGCGACCCACGGCACCGCGCCCAAGTACGCAGGGCAGGACAAGATTAACCCGAGCTCCGTCATACTCTCGGGCGTCATGATGTTCGAATACCTCGGCTGGCAGGAAGCGGCCGACCTTATCGTAAAGGCCATGGAGCTTACGATTCTCGACAAAACGGTAACGTACGACCTCGAGCGCCAGCTCGAAGGGGCCAAGCTTTTAAAATGCTCCGAATTCGGCAAGGCTATAGCGGCCAACATGGACAGGGTCGAAAAATAA